A genomic window from Chaetodon trifascialis isolate fChaTrf1 chromosome 22, fChaTrf1.hap1, whole genome shotgun sequence includes:
- the LOC139350538 gene encoding E3 ubiquitin-protein ligase TRIM21-like: MASANSLPCEEQLLCSICLGVFSEPVSTPCGHNYCKTCITGYWASSDLAQCPLCKEKFRQRPQLQVNTGFRDMVEHLNSMRVRGEDDVLPKPGDVPCDICLGPKLKAQKTCLVCLASYCQPHLEPHQRVTSLKKHQLIDPVSNLEDRVCKKHDKMFELFCQVDGVCVCFMCLKDDHVTHEAVPLEHEFRERKARLLSATSEITMMENTKSRSIKEIRRSAEQSKKESEKEIADIAEVFAALVVSLQRSQAELVELIREKQRAAEKQAEDQVTQLEQEVAALRRKRSKMEQLLQTEDHLRLLRSCPSLCSPARTGDLFDPLSGSAPPFTLDLSDISPQSYVGLVKKAVAQMEKTLSNEMEMLIHEVRLSDGCEAVTQPDAAEKLMTDEFIKEGWCLPQDKLMMIQRCNAVDVTMDAYTANSRLMVSADGKQLRFGDGRLFFPALFGRRFIREPLVLGKDGFSSGRFYYEVQVSGSQSCILGVVKESINMEMFGCPTPQTGGWTIVKMYNQFEWQYFAHSSPLNLTHWPQTVGVFVDYEKGEVSFYDVDARTLIYSYTGCTFNETTPMLKAFLYSMTGTSLSSRPKLYPIFGIYGDLNDTLVITSVARTT; the protein is encoded by the coding sequence ATGGCCTCAGCCAACAGCCTCCCATGTGAAGAGCAGCTCCTGTGTTCAATCTGTCTGGGTGTGTTCTCTGAGCCTGTCTCCACTCCGTGTGGACACAACTACTGCAAGACTTGTATCACAGGGTACTGGGCCAGCAGTGACCTGGCACAGTGTCCCCTCTGCAAGGAGAAGTTCAGACAAAGGCCGCAGCTCCAGGTCAACACAGGCTTCAGAGACATGGTGGAGCATTTAAACAGCATGAGGGTGAGGGGTGAAGACGACGTCCTTCCCAAACCGGGGGACGTGCCTTGTGACATCTGTCTCGGGCCGAAGCTCAAGGCCCAGAAGACGTGCCTGGTGTGTTTGGCGTCATACTGTCAGCCCCACCTGGAGCCTCACCAGAGGGTCACGAGCCTTAAGAAGCACCAGCTGATTGACCCTGTGTCAAACCTGGAGGACAGGGTGTGTAAGAAGCACGACAAGATGTTCGAGCTCTTCTGTCAGGTGGAcggggtgtgtgtttgtttcatgtgcTTGAAGGACGACCACGTGACGCATGAAGCCGTCCCACTAGAGCACGAGTTCAGGGAGAGGAAGGCCCGGCTGCTCAGCGCGACATCCGAGATAACGATGATGGAAAACACCAAATCCAGGAGTATTAAGGAAATCAGACGCTCAGCTGAACAGAGCAAGAAGGAGTCAGAGAAAGAGATAGCAGACATTGCTGAGGTCTTCGCCGCGCTTGTGGTCTCTCTGCAAAGAAGCCAGGCTGAGCTGGTCGAGCTGATCCGGGAGAAGCAGAGAGCGGCAGAGAAGCAGGCTGAGGATCAGGTGACACAGCTGGAGCAAGAAGTCGCTGCGTTGAGACGGAAAAGATCCAAAATGGAGCAGCTCTTACAAACAGAGGACCACCTCCGCCTCCTGCGGAGctgtccgtctctctgctctcctgcacGCACTGGTGACCTCTTTGACCCTCTGTCCGGCTCCGCCCCTCCATTCACGTTAGACCTCTCTGACATCAGTCCACAGAGTTACGTGGGGCTGGTGAAGAAAGCAGTGGCTCAGATGGAGAAGACGCTCAGCAATGAGATGGAGATGCTCATCCATGAGGTCAGGCTGTCTGACGGCTGCGAGGCCGTTACGCAACCAGATGCAGCCGAAAAGCTAATGACAGACGAGTTTATTAAAGAGGGCTGGTGTCTGCCTCAGGACAAGCTGATGATGATCCAGCGGTGCAATGCGGTGGATGTAACTATGGACGCCTACACAGCCAATTCCAGACTCATGGTGTCTGCGGATGGGAAGCAACTGAGATTTGGCGACGGCCGGCTGTTTTTTCCCGCTTTGTTTGGGAGAAGATTCATACGTGAACCCTTAGTCCTTGGGAAAGATGGTTTTTCCTCAGGCAGGTTCTACTATGAGGTTCAGGTCAGTGGGAGTCAAAGCTGTATCTTGGGGGTGGTCAAAGAGTCCATTAACATGGAGATGTTTGGCTGTCCTACCCCTCAGACGGGAGGCTGGACGATTGTTAAAATGTACAACCAGTTTGAATGGCAATATTTTGCTCACAGCTCTCCCCTGAACTTGACGCACTGGCCCCAGACAGTCGGCGTGTTTGTTGACTATGAGAAGGGAGAGGTCTCCTTCTATGATGTGGACGCCAGGACTCTGATCTACTCGTACACAGGATGTACCTTCAATGAGACCACACCAATGCTGAAAGCTTTCCTCTATTCTATGACTGGCACTTCCTTGAGCAGCAGACCAAAGCTCTACCCTATTTTTGGTATCTATGGAGATTTAAACGACACACTCGTTATCACTTCTGTGGCCCGCACAACTTAA